CAGGGTAATGGCATCGAGAATGGTGGTTTTGCCCGCGCCGGTAGGGCCGGTAATGGCAAACAGGCCGGCATCTACCAGCGGTGTCTGGCTGAAATCGACGGTGTGCTCCCCGCGCAGGGAGTTCAGATTATAAAAGCGGACGCGGAGAATTTTCATAGGGCAAACCGACCAGGGGAGAGGCCGGGGAAAAGCAGAAGAGAAGGTCGGCAACCGGCTAATAAGCCGCCGGGCACACAGTCCACGAAGTTACGCCGAAGCGGGCGTTCCTGCGAGCTACTAAAGAAGAATAAGCAAACAGCCCATTCACCTCCCTATATTCCCCGCTTCAAAGCCCCTTGCATGAAGCTGCTGAAAGTATTTCCTCTCGCCGCGCTGCTCCTCGCGTGCCTCCCTCTCTTCGCCCAGGATCAAACCCCCAACCTGGCCGATTTGGTGAACCCGCTGATGGGCACCGATTCCAAGCCCAGTCTTTCCAATGGTAACACCTACCCAGCCATTGCGCGGCCCTGGGGCATGAACTTCTGGCTGCCGCAAACCGGCAAAATGGGCAGCGGCTGGGCCTATCAGTATTCGGCCGATAAGATCAAAGGCTTCAAACAGACGCACCAGCCTTCGCCCTGGATGAACGACTACGGGCAGTTTGCTCTTATGCCCATCACCGGGGCGCTACGATTTGAGGAAGAGGAGCGGGCCAGCTGGTTTTCGCACAAGGCCGAGGTAGTTACGCCCTACTACTACCGCGTGTACCTGGCCGACTACGACATTACCACTGAGCTGACGCCCACCGAGCGCGCCGCCCGCTTCCGCTTCACCTTCCCCAAAACCGACAGCGCCTACGTGGTGCTCGATGCCCTGGACCGCGGCTCCCACGTGCAGGTGCAGCCCCAGCAGCGCCGCATCATCGGCTACACCACCCGCAACAGCGGCGGTGTGCCCCAGAACTTCAAGAACTACTTCATTATTGAGTTCGACCACGACTTCAGCAGCACTACCGTTTACCTGGATAAAGTACTCTACGGGCAGCGGCTGGAAGCTACCGGCGGCCACACCGGGGCCGTGGTGGGCTTCAAAACCCGCAAGGGCGAGCAGGTGCAGGCGCGGGTAGCATCGTCCTTCATCAGCCCCGAGCAGGCCGAGCGCAACCTCCAGGAAATCGGTTCCAACGACTTTGAGGCCGTGAAGCAGCAGGGAAAAACGGCCTGGAACGAGCAGCTGGGCCGGGTGCAGGTGGAAGGCGGCACCGATGCCCAGCAGCGCACCTTCTATTCCTGCCTGTACCGCTCCCTGCTGTTTCCGCGCAAGTTTTACGAGCTGGATGCTGCCGGCCAGCCCGTGCACTACTCGCCCTACAATGGCCAGGTGCAGCCTGGCTACCTCTACACCGATACCGGGTTCTGGGACACCTTCCGGGCCTTGTTTCCCTTCCTGAACCTGCTGTACCCCGACGTGAACAGCCAGATTCAGGCCGGCCTCGTGAATACCTACAAGGAAGGTGGCTGGCTGCCGGAGTGGGCCAGCCCCGGCTACCGCGACATTATGGTGGGCAACAACTCGGCCTCTGTGGTGGCTGATGCCTACCTGAAAGGCGTGCGCGGCTACGACATCAACAAGCTCTACGAGGGCCTGCTGAAAGGCGCCAACGCCCAGGGCCCGCTGGAAGCCGTGGGCCGGGCCGGCGCCAGCTACTACAACAAGCTCGGCTACGTGCCCTACGATGTCAAAATCAACGAAAGCGCCGCCCGCACCCTGGAATACGCCTACGATGACTTCGCCATTGCCCAGCTCGGCAAGGCACTGGGGCGGCCCAAAAAGGAAGTGGCGCTCTACCAGAAGCGCAGCCAGAACTACCGCAACCTCTTCGACAAAGAAACCCGCCTGATGCGCGGCCGCAACCAGAACGGCACGTTCCAGTCGCCCTTCAACCCCTTTAAGTGGGGCGACGCCTTCACGGAGGGCAACAGCTGGCACTACACCTGGTCGGTGTTCCACGATATCAACGGGCTGATGACGCTCATGGGCGGCCCCAAGCCCTTTGTGGCGGCCCTGGACACGGTATTTACCCTGGCGCCGGTGTTCGATGCCTCATATTATGGCTCCGTGATTCACGAAATCCGGGAGATGCAGATTGCGGGCATGGGCAATTATGCTCACGGCAACCAGCCTATTCAGCACATGGTGTACCTCTACGCCTACGCCGGTCAGCCCTGGAAAACCCAGTACTGGGCCCGCGAAACCCTCAACCGCCTCTACCTGCCCACCCCCGACGGTTACTGCGGCGACGAAGACAACGGCCAAACCTCCGCCTGGTACGTCTTCTCGGCCCTGGGTTTCTACCCCGTATGCCCCGCCACCGACCAGTACGTGCTGGGCGCCCCGCTCTTCCCGAAAACCACCCTACACCTCGCCAACGGCAAGACCATCGTGCTGAACGCCCCCGCCAATAGCGCCGCCAACCGCTACGTGCAGGCCGTGCGCCTCAACGGCCAGTCCTACACCCACAACTGGCTCAGCCACCAAACGCTGATGCAGGGCGGAACGGTAGAGTTTGAAATGACCGATAAGCCGAATATGATGCGTGGTACGAAGGCTGAGGACGCGCCGTATTCGTTTTCAAAAGGGGAGAGGTAGAGCCGGCTATACAATCTAAATTGCCCGTCATGTCGAGCGCAGTCGAGACATCTCGCTAGTGTAGTATATGATGATTACCATCACAACATCAGCACGCAAGATGTCTCGACTGCGCTCGACATGACGCAGAAAAATTGAAGTATGAAAAATCGGTATTTGCTTTCAGGTAGTGTGGCCATGCTGAGCGCCTGCGCCACGGTAAAACCCGCCACGCCAACTGCGGTGGGGACATACAAGCCAGTCGATGCGCAGCTGTACCGCGCCATTGCCCAGCAGGACAGCCTGATGTTCGTGGCCTTCAACCAGCACGATGTAGAAAAGCTGCAAGCCTTCTTCGCCGAGGATGTGGAGTTTTACCACGACAAAGGCGGCTTATCCAACTTTCAGCAAACCATGCAGGCCTTCCGAAATATGTTCGACCAAAACAAAACCACCGGCCTGAACCGCCAGCTGGTACCGGGCACACTGGAAGTGTATCCCATCAATGGCTACGGCGCCGTGGAAACCTACCAGCACCGTTTCTGCCACGTGGAAAACGGCAAAGACGACTGCGGTACCTTCAAGAATATGATGGTCTGGCGGCTAAAGGATGGGCAGTGGAATGTAACGCGGGTGGTGAGTTATGGACATTGATACTTTTGGCTACCATGCTGTTATTAGCTGTAGTTGAGTAACGTTATTGTATTTGAAATGAAAAGAGTTGCTATTGTCTCCCTGCTTGCTGCTAGTTTTTTCAGCTTCTCACCCAAAAAATCTTTACAAGATCAGTCGGATAGTTGTCAAGCCAAATGGCAATATGTTGTCAGTAGTAAGAAGATAAAAGGCAGAGTTATTTTTCACAAAAATACTGACGAGTTGTGCGGGCTATTACCAACTGCCTCTGTCACTTTAGTGAAAACAAATGAAGGCGATACTATAAGAGTATTAGAGTTGTGTAACCTCAGTAAGAAATTCGCTAATGGAGAATTCGTGTTGATACAACCAGACACGGCTTTTGAAGCTGAAAATATTTCAGTACCTGTTGATCCTCGGACATGTTCACTCAAGCGAACCTATCTTGGAAAGGTTGAATCTATTTCGAAGCGGTAAAGCAATGAGTCGTTAGGGAACGAGAGAAGGTAGTTGATTCATACCTTGTCAGCTTCAACGCTACTCCCTCCGAAGCCAATGCCCCGCCTTCTCCTCGCCGCGCTCCTCCTCTCATCTATTCCCACCTTCGCTCAAAAGGCTAAACCCGCCGAAAACCTCGTTCAATACGCGCACCCCATTGTAGGCACGCAGCGCATGGGGCACACATTTCCGGGCGCAACGGTGCCATTTGGCATGGTGCAGCTCTCGCCCGATACCGACACCATCAGCTACGAGCAGAACGGCAAGTACAACCCCAAGGTGTACGAATACTGCGCCGGCTACCAGTACGAGGACAAAACAATCGTCGGGTTTTCGCACACGCACTTCAGCGGCACCGGCCACTCTGATCTGGGCGACTTCCTCATCATGCCCACCACCGGGCCGCTGCAGCTCAACCCCGGCACCGCCGATAAGCCCGAAAGTGGCTTCCGCTCCCGGTTTTCGCACCAGAATGAGGTAGCCGAGCCGGCCTACTACAAGGTAAAGCTCGACGACCACAACATCCTGGCCGAGCTGACGGCCACCAACCGCGTCGGCTTTCACCAATACACCTTCCCCAAGGCCGACGACGCCCACATTATCCTCGACCTCACGGCCGGCATCTATAACTACCCCGATAAAAACGTCTGGACGTTTGTGCGCGTGGAAAACGACTCGCTGGTAACCGGCTACCGCCAGACCAACGGCTGGGCCCGCACCCGCACCGAGTATTTCGCCCTGCAATTCTCCAAGCCCTTCCGCCAGTACGGCGCCCGCAACTACGCCAAAAAGCAGGCTTACCGGGGCTTCTGGGGTCGTTTTGATCAGGCGCACAACTTCCCGGAGCAGGCCGGCGAGCAGCTACGCCTATACTTCGATTTTCAGACCCAGGCAGGGGAGAAGATCAAGCTGAAAATGGCCTTGTCCGGGGTGAGTACGGAAGGGGCGTTGCGTAACCTGCGGGCCGAGCTGCCGGGCTGGGATTTTGAGCAGACGAAGCGCCAGGGTCAGGCGCAGTGGCAGCAGGAGCTTAGCAAGGTCACCATTGACTCGCCGAAACAGGTGGACAAGGACAACTTCTACACGGCCCTGTACCACGCCTTCCTCAGCCCCACTACCTACCAGGACGTGGACGGCCAGTACCGCGGCCTCGACCAGAACATTCACAAGGCCGAAGGCTTCACCAACTACACCACCTTCTCGCTCTGGGATACCTACCGCGCCCTGCACCCGCTGTTTAACGTGGTGCAGCCCAAGCGCAACGCCGACATGATTCAGTCCATGCTGGCGCACTTTGGGCAGAGCGCCGAGCACATGCTGCCCGTGTGGAGCCACCACGCCAACGAAAACTGGTGCATGATTGGCTACCACGCGGTGCCCGTTATTGCCGATGCCATTGTGAAAGGCAACGCGCCCTTCGATGCCAACAAAGCCCTGGATGCCTGCGTAACCACTGCCCGCCAGCAGTGGTACGACGGCATAGGCGAGTACCTGCGCCTGGGCTACGTGCCCGAGGATAAAAGCGGCTCCTCCGTCTCCAAAACCCTGGAATACGCCTACGATGACTGGTGCATTGCCCAGGCCGCCAAAAAGCTGGGCCGTGCGGATATTGAGCAGGAGTTCAGCAAGCGCGCCCAGAACTGGCAGAACGTGTACGACCAGCGCATCGGCTTTATGCGCCCGCGCCTTTCCGATGGCTCCTTCCGCAAAGAGTTTGACCCGCTGAGCACCAACAACCAGGGCTTCATCGAAGGCAACGCCTGGAACTACAGCCTCTACGTGCCCCAGGACCCCGCCGCGCTTATCGCCAAAATGGGCGGCAACTCCCGCTTCACGGAGCATCTGGACTCGCTGTTCACCATGCACCTGCCCGATAAGTTCTTCGCCGAAACCGAGGACATCACCCGCGACGGTATCATTGGCAACTACGTGCACGGCAACGAGCCCGCCCACCACGCCGCCTACCTCTACAACTGGACCAACCAGCCCTGGAAAACCCAGGCCCGCGTGCGCATGATTCTTCCCAAAATGTACCGCCCCACCCCCGACGGCCTCGGCGGCAACGACGACTGCGGGCAGATGTCGGCCTGGTACGTCTTCTCGGCTCTAGGCTTCTACCCCGTAGCCCCTGGCTCCCCGGAATACACCCTCGGCAGCCCCGCCATCCACGGCGCCACGCTCCGGCTGGAAAACGGCAAAATCTTCCGCATCACCGTCAAAAATCAGAGCGACAAGAACGTGTATGTGAAAGAAGCGCGCCTAAACGGCCAGAAGCTGACGCGGCCGTTCCTCAAACATCAGGATATTATGAATGGGGGAGAGTTGGTGTTTACGATGGCGGGCAAGCCGTGAGGAAGAAAAATTTATAAGTTTCAACAGGTAAGAATGGTGTCTATCTACTGTCAAGCTTTATAAACATGAAAAAATCTACTACTGTATGCCTTCTGCTAATAGTATTTTGTCTCTTTCAATGTGGTGCAAAGAATTATAAGCATGCCCGAATAAAGCAAGTGAGTGGAAAGGAATTTATAGAGCTTCGTGGGAGAAGAGTATTGATGGTACATGACCCTATTTCTATGTTATTTGGTAGTACATATACGGATACTCTACTTATTCCTCTTTCTAGAGCGTGTTAATGACTTAGCAGGTTAATGTGATTTGCTTTGACGAGCATCAGACACGCAAAGACGAGGTAATGAATGCCTTCCAGGGTGGAGGTAAGGCGTTCGTAATCCCTAGCCAATCGTCGGAAACGGGCCGCCCAAGCAAAGGAGCGTTCCACCACCCAGCGCTTGGGCAGCAACACAAAGCCTCGTTTGGCCGCGGGCAATTTCACCACGTGCAGGGCAATGCCCTGCTCGGCAGCGGCCTGCGCTGGTTCCTGCCCCGTGTACCCTTGGTCGACGTAGGCCAGCGTGACCGATTGGCCCGTGATGGCCTGTACTTCTTCGGCTAGTGCTGCCACCTGGGCCCGGTCCTGTTCGTTGGCCGGCGTGACCAGCGCCGCCAGCAAATGCCCCAGCGTGTCCACGGCCATGTGCACCTTGCTGCCGTTGCGCCGCTTGGCCCCATCATACCCGGCCCGGTGCCCGCTTTCGGGTGTGCTTTGCAGCGTGCGGCTGTCGAGCAGGATGGCCGAGGGCTCGGCCGGGCGGCCTTGGGCTGTGCGTAGCAACTGGCGCAAATCATCGACCATCGTTTCAAAACAGCGGGCCTCGAGCCAACGCCGTAGCTGCTGGTAGACGGCCGGCCAAGCCGGAAAATCACCCGGCAGGTAGTGCCAAGGCACTCCGGTGCGGGCCAAATAGCGTACGGCATTGAACAAGCTCCGCAGCGGATATTCCCGTTGCGGGGCCGCTTCGCTCATCAGCGTCAAATAGGGGGCAGCAAACGCCCATTCTTCGTCGCTTACATCGCTCGGATAACCAGGGTGGGGCTTTTTCATCCCCGAATTTCTTCAATTAGTCATTAACACGCTCTAGTTCTCAAAATGGAATAATTAAAGGCGAGAATATTCCTGTAAAACCTGGTTACTACGGTTATAGAGGCAGTGTAGTAGTAAACAATTCTAAAGTAGTTGTGAATCTATTTATCTCTGATTCGTCTATGAATACACCAAGACCTTTGTATTGGAACGGAGTATATAAATTAGTTAATAATTAAAGCCCGTTAGTGGTCTGCCTATAAAATAAGCCCCACTTCTCCAGTCTGGTTGGACTGGAGAAGTGGGACTTTTAAATTACTAGAAAAATACTACCGGTTAGGCAAAAACCCAGGAGTTGCGCCGCTCTTGTTTTTATTCCGATTATAGAGATACGCCGCGCCGGCCGCCAGCAACGCGCCAGTGACGAGCTTACGGCCAGTACCGCCAGACCGGCCGGCGGTGTCATAGGTGCCAGTAGTAGGGTAAACGGTCTTGCGACCCCCAAACAGGCCTGAAAGCAGGCCACCCATAGTGCCGCTGGGGCGGTCAGAACCAAATATGCTCATGATTGACAAGGGATATGGTGTAGGCTATAATAACGCAGACGGTGCCATTGGGGTTAGTTTCAAAAGGCTGTAAATCAGGAATTGGGTTGCATAAACAGGTGGCCTGACGCAGAGCCGCGCGTATTTTGAGGGTAGGGAAGCAGCGTAACGTGCGTTTTCTGCGTTAGATTTGGTACCCCCTTCTGCCTCCTTACTCCTCATATTTTGTCCGTAAATCTGCGTTTTCTGCTACCATTGCTGGCTCTCAGCACCGTTACCTATGCCCAAAGCGGCCCGGTTAAAGTCGAAGTAAAACAGACCGATGGCCGCTACGAGCTGCTGCGGGGCGGCCAGCCATACTTCATCAAAGGCGCGGGGGGCGGGCAGTTCCCGGAGCGCGTGAAGGCCTACGGCGGCAACTCCATCCGTACCTGGAGCACCGATGGCGCCGACGTAACGCTGGCCGAAGCCAACAAAAACGGCCTGACCGTGATGCTGGGCCTGGACGTGGCCCGGGAGCGGCACGGCTTCGACTACAATAACCCGCAGGCCGTGGCCGAGCAGCTGCAAAGGCTGCGCGCCGATGTACTCAAGTACAAGGACAACCCGGCTGTACTGTTCTGGGGCATCGGCAACGAGCTGAACCTGGAGTACACCAACCCTAAAGTGTGGGACGCCGTGCAGCAGATTGCCCAGATGATTCACGAAGTGGACCCCAACCACCCCACCAGCACCGTTCTGGCGGGCCTCAACCAAAAGGAGGTTGACCTGATCAAGGCCAAATGCCCGGCCGTGGATATCCTCAGCATTAATACCTACGCCGGGCTGGCGGCCATTCCGCAGCAGGTGCGCGCCACCGGCTGGGCCGGCCCGTATGTGGTAGCCGAGTGGGGCCCCACCGGCCACTGGGAAAGCCCCGTTACACCCTGGAAAGCCTCAGTAGAGGAAACCAGCAGCCAGAAAGCCGCCGTGTACCAGAGCCGCTACGAGGCCTCGGTGGCCAAGGACAAAACCCAGTGCCTGGGCACCTACGTGTTTCTGTGGGGCCAGAAACAGGAGCGCACCCCTACCTGGTACGGCATCTTCACGGAGGATGGGAAGGAGTCGGAAGTGGTAGATGTGATGCAGTACCTGTGGAGCGGCCAATGGCCCGAAAACCGCGCCCCGCACCTGGCCGGTTTCCGCCTGAACGGAAAGCAGGCCACGGATAGCGTGTACCTGCAACCCGGCAAGCGCTACCCCGCCATGGTCTCCGTTACCGACCCCGACAAAGACCGGCTGACTTACCGCTGGGAGCTGCTCCCGGAAAGCACCGACCTGAAATCCGGCGGCGACCGGGAAAGCCGCCCGGCACCCATTGCAGGGCTGATTCCGGCGAATGCCAAAGCTAAAACCAAACTCAAAGCCCCTGATAAGGAAGGCGCCTACCGCCTGTTCATCTACACCTATGATGGGCACGACAACGTAGCCACGGCCAACATTCCGATTTATGTGAAGGGCAAGTAGCCGTTGTCGGTTTCTTGTAAGCACAGCAGCCATCTAATTGCTAAAGAGTCTGCATAAAAAAGGCCACTGAGATTCAGTGGCCTTTTTCTTTACATGCGTTCCAGCAGCTCATCAAATGTGCGCAGCAGCTCGGCGCGGCTGTCCTCCGGCTCGGCTTCCAGACGCTGGGCAAACACTTCCCGCTCTGTAAAATCGTGGAGGCTGCGGGTGAGGGGAGCGTCGGTTTCCTCTTCCTCGCCCAGGGCGCGGAGCTTGACTAGGCGGAAGTGGCGGCGGGCCAGCACTTCCAGCTGCTGCCGGTCCAGCTCCTGAATAACTTTGAGCAGGGCATCGGCTACTTCCAGCTGGGTGAGTTCAGAGTGCACCTGCACATCTGCCCAGGCGGGGAGGTGGTAGCCGGTATTATCGTAGGTTGTGAGGCTTAGGGTGACTTCCTGCAGGGTGCCGTGGAAGCGCACCAGCCGGCGGGCACCCGGTACCAGCAGACTTTGCAGCTCGGCCAGACAGCCGCCCTTAAAATCCAGCAGCAAGACTTCCTTCGGGTGGTCTACCTCGGAAAAAGACAGCGGAATAGGGGAGCCCGAGTAGCGGATATGCTCCCGACCACCCACGCGCTGCGGCCGGTGAATGTGGCCCAGGGCCACGTAATCGAAGATAGCGGGGAAGTGGTCGGCGGTAACCTGGCCCAGGTTGCCTACGTGAATGGTGCGCTCGGAATCGGAAGGGGCGGCGCCGGCGGCGTAGAGGTGGCCGGTGGCTATAATGGGCAGGCCCAGGTCTTTGAGCTGCCACACCTGCTCTATTTCGGCGCAGCGGGCGTAGTGGTCGGCAATGCCTTGCTTGATGCGGGCTTCGCGCTCCTCGGCGGTTTCGCCGGGCACGGAAAGGCGCACGTCCCGGTCGCGGAGAAAGGGAATGGCGCACACCACCAGGCCGGGCTTGCCGTGGGCATCATCCAGCACCAGCACCTGGTCCTCGAAGCAGTCGGGCACGCAGCCTACCACGTGCACGCGCAGGTGGCGCAGCAGGCGGGCGGGGGCGTTGAGGGTAGCGGGCGAGTCGTGGTTGCCGCCTACTACCACTATGTCGCGGCAGCCGGTGCCGCGCATATTCAGCAGGAAGGAGTAATATAGCTCCAGGGCCTGGTTGGAGGGCGAGCCAGTATCGAAAATATCACCGGCCACTATCAGCACTTCCACCTGCTGCTCGCGCACGGTCTGCACCAACCAGTCCAGAAAATGGCGGTGCTCATCGGTGCGTTCGTGCCCGCTGATGAAGCGTTGACCCAAGTGCCAGTCGGCGGTGTGTAGTACGCGCATGAGAATCCAGTGAATCTCAAAGATACTTCAACCTAGTTAGAAGCGAAAGAGTTAGTATAAGCAATCAAGCCAAGATGAAGTTAAGTAGGAATTAGTACTACAGTAATTCGTAAATTGAAAGCAATTAATAGGGTAATTATTTTAGTATATATTTTAAATTTATTATATAGATTAATCTTCCGCGCAACCTGAAATATATAGTGATTTGTCGTCGTTCCTTAATAAAAAACTATAGCTCCAATAAATTCCCTCTTGTGCTATGGTAGAATAAATAATAGTTGTTGGCTTAATAAATTCATTTATGAAGCTAATGTATTCGTTTGTAGCTTTTTCTAGCTCTTTTTCTTTGTGTTGGTCTAGGTGTAATCCCGCTGTAGTGTCACCACGGTAGTTCAGTCCATAGTTTATCCTCTTCCAGAAATCATCTAATTCAATTGGGGTTTTGTTTTGGGAGTCTTCGCTGAATTCGATGCAATGTTTATTTATTTCATTATTGAACTCTGATTTATTAGAGCAGTTTGTGAAAATATGGAATGAAAAATACACTTGGTAATTATGGCCATACATCAGTTTTTCGAGTTTGTTAATTATGGCTTTGATATATTCCGATTTCATTGTGTAGGCATATGCTGTTTGAATATTGCAAATTAGCGGAGGGTAGTCTAGATCCTTCGCCAAGCTCAGGAAGACAGAAGGTTTTAAGAGGATAATATTACTGAGAACAGCTATTGATGTCCTTGTTTATTCCTTATTTCTCCCAGATGGTGCGCTTGTACTCGGCCTTACTGAAGTCCTCGTCGTTGATTTTGGTGTTTCCTCCGAATCCGCCCAGGTAGCCGAGCGAATTGCAATTGCCATCTATCACCTCCGCACTAGCATCAGCAATACAATCACCCGGGTTGAGAACATAGACCAGTTTCCCCTGAAAAAAGTACTCCTTGATGTTAACATCCGACTCACAAGGAGCCTCTTTCAGGTCCACGGCTTTTTGCTTTATACACTTGGGAGAATCCTTGGCAATATCGACCTTCTCGCAGGCCGTGAATGCAAAGGCAGAGCCAATCAAACAGTAGAAAATCTTCTTCATAGGAATGCAGGTGAAGGCGCCGGGTGCTATAGAAAACAAAAATGACCAGAGGCTCGCAAGTCCCTGGTCATTTTAAGAGTACGCGCCGTGCCAGATAGTTGCACTGCGCAAAGTTGTTTACACGTGCGCTGACTGCGTCTGGAAGGTGGTAATGGCTTCGCCGAGGTCATAAACCGGCACGCCGGGCAGGGCCGCTTCCAGAATGCTGGCACCCGCTGCGGATCGGTAGCCACCGGCGCAATGCACCAGAATCGGTTTATCGGTCGGCACTTCGCGCACCCGCTCGCGCAGCTCGGGCAGCGGAATCAGCAGGGCATTATCGAAAATGGGGTGCTGGGCTTCGGTGCGGTTGCGGATGTCTACGATGGTGAAATCCTGGGGCTGCTGGCGCACGTGCTCCACATCGGTGGTGGGGCTGGTGGCCGGTAGCTGGTGGGGCGTGAGCAGGGCGCCTTTGATGTTGGTTTCGTAGCCGATTTTGGCGGCTTTGCGAATCACGGTGTCCAGGGCAATCTGGGAATCGGCCAGCAGGTAGAACGGCTCCCTGGGGCCTACAATGGAGCCCAGCCAGGTTTCAAACTTGCCGCCATCCATCAGGTTAATGGCGCCGGGCAGGTGGCCGGCCCGAAACTCCGCGGCCGGGCGGGTATCAATAATGAGAATGCCGGGCTCTACGGGCGCATCCATCAGCGGGCGCGGCACCCGCCGGATGCTGTCCTCGAAGGGCAGTGCGCCCTGCTTGTTCAGCATTACATCGTGCCCAAAATACTTGGGCATAAAGGGCTGGTCTTCCAGCAATACCCGCACAAACTCATCCTGCGTCATGGGCTGCAGGGCGTAGTTGGTTTTCAACTCCTTGCCAATAGTGCTGTCCAGATCGGGGCTGGTGGTTTTGCCGCACAGGGAGCCTGGGCCGTGCGCCGGGTACACCTTGGTGGTAGGCGGCAGCGTCATGAGCTTGTTGCGGGTGGAGAGGTAGAGCTGGGCGGCCAGCTGCTCGCGCTGGTGCCCGCCTACCAGCTCACTCTCGCGCAGGTCAGGGCGGCCTACATCGCCCACAAACAGCGTATCGCCGGTGAATACGGCGCGGGTCTGGGCCATATCGTCTATCAGCAGAATGCTGATGCTGTCGGGGGAGTGGCCCGGGGTATTGATGGCGTGGAGCTCCACGGTGCCCAGCGCTATCCGGTCACCATCATCAAAGGCATGATGGGCATAGGTGGCGTGCACCAGCTTGCTGCAGTAAATAGTGGCGCCGGTTTCTTCGGCTATTTCCAGGTGCGAGGATACAAAATCAGCGTGCGGATGCGTCTCAATAACGGCTACAATCCGGGCCTCGTGCTCGTCGGCAAAATCATAGTAGGGCTGGGGGTCGCGGGCCGGGTCAATAATAGCTACCTGGCGGCCACTGCGGATAGCGTAACTGGCGTGGGCCAGCCCTTTATCGTAAAACTGCTGAATTTGTACCGACGAGGTACTACTGGGGAGGGGACTCATAGGGGTATAACTTGGTGGATGCCTCGGACGCAGCTACGCGGGAGGCATATTTTCAAATATAAGCAAGTGTAGTTCCTTTTGTATGGCAAAGGCCGATTCTGTGGCAAATTGACAGGCTGCGGCCGCAGGAAAGGCTCTTTGCAGAGAAAGGAAAAAAATATTTTTAATAATGCTTGTACATACAATTATAAAATCATTTACCTTTGAGCCATCATGAGCGACAAAAAGAATTCCCCTTACTGCGGCTGCCTGTATTTTGCGGCCAATGCGCTGGGCCGGCTGTTAACCGGACTGGCGGATCAGGAATTCCGGACCACGGGGCTGGCCCCCAGCCTGGCGTTTGTGGTGATGAACGTGAACCGGCAGCCCGGCATTCAGCCGTCCCAGCTCAGCGAGCTGATGAAGCTGACGCCCTCTACCGTGTCAAGGCTAGTGGAAAAGCTGGAGCATCAGGGCTACCTCCGCCGGGAGGTAACCGGGCGCACCACGCAGGTGCATGCCACGGAAAAGGGGCAGGCCTTGCAGCCTCAACTGCAGGCCGCCTGGCGCAGCCTGTATGCTCGCTACTCTGAGCTAATTGGCGTGGAAGCAGCTAAAATGC
The Hymenobacter sp. DG25B genome window above contains:
- a CDS encoding glycoside hydrolase family 2 TIM barrel-domain containing protein, giving the protein MSVNLRFLLPLLALSTVTYAQSGPVKVEVKQTDGRYELLRGGQPYFIKGAGGGQFPERVKAYGGNSIRTWSTDGADVTLAEANKNGLTVMLGLDVARERHGFDYNNPQAVAEQLQRLRADVLKYKDNPAVLFWGIGNELNLEYTNPKVWDAVQQIAQMIHEVDPNHPTSTVLAGLNQKEVDLIKAKCPAVDILSINTYAGLAAIPQQVRATGWAGPYVVAEWGPTGHWESPVTPWKASVEETSSQKAAVYQSRYEASVAKDKTQCLGTYVFLWGQKQERTPTWYGIFTEDGKESEVVDVMQYLWSGQWPENRAPHLAGFRLNGKQATDSVYLQPGKRYPAMVSVTDPDKDRLTYRWELLPESTDLKSGGDRESRPAPIAGLIPANAKAKTKLKAPDKEGAYRLFIYTYDGHDNVATANIPIYVKGK
- a CDS encoding MarR family winged helix-turn-helix transcriptional regulator, with protein sequence MSDKKNSPYCGCLYFAANALGRLLTGLADQEFRTTGLAPSLAFVVMNVNRQPGIQPSQLSELMKLTPSTVSRLVEKLEHQGYLRREVTGRTTQVHATEKGQALQPQLQAAWRSLYARYSELIGVEAAKMLTQQSYTAIQALEEAE
- the sbcD gene encoding exonuclease subunit SbcD, which gives rise to MRVLHTADWHLGQRFISGHERTDEHRHFLDWLVQTVREQQVEVLIVAGDIFDTGSPSNQALELYYSFLLNMRGTGCRDIVVVGGNHDSPATLNAPARLLRHLRVHVVGCVPDCFEDQVLVLDDAHGKPGLVVCAIPFLRDRDVRLSVPGETAEEREARIKQGIADHYARCAEIEQVWQLKDLGLPIIATGHLYAAGAAPSDSERTIHVGNLGQVTADHFPAIFDYVALGHIHRPQRVGGREHIRYSGSPIPLSFSEVDHPKEVLLLDFKGGCLAELQSLLVPGARRLVRFHGTLQEVTLSLTTYDNTGYHLPAWADVQVHSELTQLEVADALLKVIQELDRQQLEVLARRHFRLVKLRALGEEEETDAPLTRSLHDFTEREVFAQRLEAEPEDSRAELLRTFDELLERM
- a CDS encoding DUF6970 domain-containing protein, with the protein product MKKIFYCLIGSAFAFTACEKVDIAKDSPKCIKQKAVDLKEAPCESDVNIKEYFFQGKLVYVLNPGDCIADASAEVIDGNCNSLGYLGGFGGNTKINDEDFSKAEYKRTIWEK
- a CDS encoding MBL fold metallo-hydrolase; translation: MSPLPSSTSSVQIQQFYDKGLAHASYAIRSGRQVAIIDPARDPQPYYDFADEHEARIVAVIETHPHADFVSSHLEIAEETGATIYCSKLVHATYAHHAFDDGDRIALGTVELHAINTPGHSPDSISILLIDDMAQTRAVFTGDTLFVGDVGRPDLRESELVGGHQREQLAAQLYLSTRNKLMTLPPTTKVYPAHGPGSLCGKTTSPDLDSTIGKELKTNYALQPMTQDEFVRVLLEDQPFMPKYFGHDVMLNKQGALPFEDSIRRVPRPLMDAPVEPGILIIDTRPAAEFRAGHLPGAINLMDGGKFETWLGSIVGPREPFYLLADSQIALDTVIRKAAKIGYETNIKGALLTPHQLPATSPTTDVEHVRQQPQDFTIVDIRNRTEAQHPIFDNALLIPLPELRERVREVPTDKPILVHCAGGYRSAAGASILEAALPGVPVYDLGEAITTFQTQSAHV